From a single Lacerta agilis isolate rLacAgi1 chromosome 3, rLacAgi1.pri, whole genome shotgun sequence genomic region:
- the LOC117044562 gene encoding cyclic GMP-AMP synthase-like encodes MGRGGAGRGRGARKGEAAPAGKEDEGTTESKGREKGRRGDEGDQAPCPSKAEKSQQAGKGADAPSGMKTSQKEPDQAKSKLAPEEPGLRQALGKLTLDARERAKTEKSQQAANGAAALSGEKGSQKETPDQGKAEGGARRKQKSILAPGEPGASGIPCQTQALGKCTIWAEERPDAEAANGAAAPSGKKASRKEKGAQKAREAEQTVCALVKKEPAPQGSAVVAPNKRVASQKANPPPKEEEEVGQPGKESSSARRRASKSREPAEKGAGAQEKPAVPGGKLLPKEPGPRGNRSLRQVLEKLKLAKEERSKAAQQVNRVRDILVEAINSEKCFPCVEVLGTGSYYERLKISSPNEYDIMLKVPDMKVELESCNVGAFYYVKLKRNPGKNACLEKFLEDKMHLSSSDMLSALRKIIEQEVKKFDDLEVRVERKKPGSPAVTLLIGKPPSVISVDIILALEFKHRTWCECTKNGLDTTGLLGGKVNNAFLKEPLYLVPKLAKEGKCLIENTWRLSFSHIEKDIMNNHGNSKTCCEKNGQKCCRKDCLKLLKYLLEQLKTKHENRKKFEKFHSYLAKTAFLHACTKWSRDDEWLAANLDECFDRLLDFFVGCLREAELKHFFIPEFNLLQSVEKAECSALAKVIESERNNGFLIFFL; translated from the exons ATGGGGCGCGGTGGAGCCGGGAGAGGGAGAGGCGCGAGGAAAGGCGAGGCGGCGCCCGCAGGGAAAGAGGACGAAGGCACCACGGAATCCAAGGGGCGAGAGAAGGGCAGACGGGGCGACGAGGGAGACCAGGCACCGTGCCCCTCCAAAGCCGAGAAATCGCAGCAGGCGGGGAAAGGCGCTGATGCCCCAAGTGGGATGAAAACGTCCCAGAAGGAGCCGGACCAAGCTAAGAGCAAACTTGCTCCTGAGGAGCCTGGCTTGCGGCAGGCGCTGGGAAAGCTCACGCTAGATGCAAGGGAGCGCGCCAAAACTGAGAAATCCCAGCAGGCAGCGAACGGCGCTGCTGCCCTAAGTGGAGAGAAAGGCTCCCAGAAGGAGACGCCGGATCAGGGGAAAGCCGAAGGGGGGGCCCGGAGGAAACAGAAGAGCATACTTGCTCCCGGGGAGCCTGGCGCGAGCGGCATCCCATGCCAGACGCAGGCGCTGGGAAAGTGCACGATCTGGGCAGAGGAACGGCCCGACGCCGAGGCAGCAAACGGCGCTGCTGCCCCGAGTGGGAAGAAAGCTTCCCGGAAGGAAAAAGGCGCGCAAAAGGCGCGGGAAGCCGAGCAGACGGTGTGTGCTCTGGTAAAAAAAGAGCCCGCCCCGCAAGGAAGCGCAGTAGTTGCCCCCAACAAGCGGGTCGCTTCCCAGAAGGCGAATCCTCCtcccaaagaggaggaagaagtcggcCAGCCAGGCAAAGAAAGCTCCTCCGCACGGAGGAGAGCTTCGAAGTCACGGGAGCCGGCGGAGAAGGGGGCCGGCGCCCAAGAGAAGCCGGCGGTCCCGGGAGGCAAACTGCTTCCCAAGGAGCCTGGCCCGAGGGGCAACCGCAGCTTGAGGCAGGTGCTGGAAAAGCTCAAGCTAGCTAAAGAGGAGCGCTCCAAGGCCGCACAGCAGGTTAACAGGGTCAGGGACATCCTGGTAGAAGCAATAAATAGTGAAAAGTGCTTCCCCTGCGTCGAAGTGCTGGGCACCGGCAGTTACTACGAGCGCCTGAAG ATTTCTAGCCCAAATGAATATGATATTATGCTCAAAGTACCTGATATGAAAGTTGAACTAGAATCTTGCAATGTTGGTGCTTTCTACTATGTAAAATTGAAAAGGAATCCTGGAAAAAATGCATGTCTAGAAAAATTTTTAGAAGACAAAATGCATCTTTCATCTTCTGATATGCTGTCAGCACTGAGGAAGATTATTGAACAAGAAGTAAAAAAATTTGATG ATCTGGAAGTGCGTGTGGAGAGAAAGAAGCCTGGAAGCCCAGCAGTAACCCTTCTCATTGGAAAGCCTCCCTCCGTTATATCAGTAGATATCATTCTTGCTTTGGAATTTAAGCACCGGACCTGGTGTGAGTGTACAAAGAATGGCCTGGACACTACAGGACTGCTAGGAGGAAAAGTAAACAATGCCTTTTTAAAGGAACCACTCTACCTCGTGCCCAAGCTTGCCAAAGAAGGAAAGTGCTTAATAG aaAACACTTGGCGACTCTCTTTTTCACACATTGAGAAGGATATAATGAATAATCATGGCAACTCAAAGACCTGTTGTGAAAAAAATGGACAAAAATGCTGCAG GAAAGATTGTCTTAAGCTTCTGAAGTATTTGCTGGAGCAgcttaaaacaaaacatgaaaacagaaaaaagtttgaaaaattCCATTCTTACCTTGCCAAAACTGCCTTTCTTCATGCATGTACCAAGTGGTCCCGTGATGATGAATGGCTTGCAGCAAATCTTGACGAATGCTTCGATAGACTACTGGATTTTTTCGTGGGTTGTCTCAGAGAGGCTGAGCTTAAACACTTTTTTATACCTGAGTTCAACTTGCTCCAGTCAGTTGAAAAGGCAGAATGTAGTGCACTTGCAAAAGTAATTGAAAGTGAACGAAACAATGGGTTTCTTATATTTTTcctgtaa